One window from the genome of Candidatus Marinimicrobia bacterium CG08_land_8_20_14_0_20_45_22 encodes:
- a CDS encoding 50S ribosomal protein L7/L12 gives MADITRADVLEYLEKANMLEISGLIKEIEKKFDVKAAAPVAAVAVAAEAAEAPKVEEKTEFDVVLKEIGAQKINVIKVVRAVTNLGLKEAKDLVDGAPSTVKEGISKEDAESLKKQLEEAGAKVEIK, from the coding sequence ATGGCAGACATAACAAGAGCAGACGTTCTCGAATATTTAGAAAAAGCAAATATGCTGGAGATCTCCGGGCTCATTAAAGAGATTGAAAAGAAATTTGATGTCAAAGCCGCCGCACCTGTTGCCGCTGTTGCAGTAGCCGCCGAAGCCGCAGAAGCGCCGAAAGTTGAAGAAAAGACAGAATTCGACGTCGTATTGAAAGAAATCGGCGCCCAAAAAATTAATGTCATCAAGGTTGTCAGAGCTGTCACCAATCTCGGGCTTAAAGAAGCGAAAGATTTGGTTGATGGAGCGCCAAGCACAGTTAAGGAAGGCATATCGAAGGAAGATGCAGAAAGCCTGAAGAAGCAATTAGAAGAAGCCGGGGCTAAAGTCGAAATTAAATAG
- the rplJ gene encoding 50S ribosomal protein L10 gives MPNLKKTEIVQDVTDKFSRAKGIFFTDYKGMTVQQMNALRKELFAANIEYKIAKKTLAKIAAKETGKPVIDRLLEGQTGMAFSYEDPVAPGKIITAFIKKNKLEKLSITGCIFEGEAYGAESIETIINLPSKKDLIASLVGTLAIPMSNLVGVLNATMGGLVGTLKSLNETKTE, from the coding sequence ATGCCGAATCTGAAGAAAACCGAAATCGTTCAAGACGTAACGGATAAATTTTCCCGAGCCAAAGGGATTTTCTTTACTGATTACAAAGGAATGACCGTTCAGCAAATGAACGCCTTGCGCAAGGAGCTTTTTGCGGCGAATATCGAATACAAAATCGCCAAGAAGACGCTTGCAAAGATAGCGGCTAAAGAGACAGGCAAACCTGTCATTGATCGATTGCTTGAAGGACAGACAGGAATGGCGTTTTCTTATGAAGATCCCGTCGCTCCTGGCAAAATCATCACGGCGTTCATTAAAAAGAATAAATTGGAAAAACTGAGCATTACTGGTTGCATTTTCGAGGGAGAAGCGTATGGCGCCGAAAGCATCGAAACCATCATCAATCTTCCATCAAAAAAAGACCTGATTGCCAGTTTGGTTGGAACACTTGCGATTCCTATGAGCAACCTTGTTGGCGTTTTGAACGCCACGATGGGGGGTTTAGTTGGAACGCTTAAATCACTTAACGAAACGAAAACAGAATAG
- a CDS encoding 50S ribosomal protein L1, with protein MKISKRVETNNSKIDRRKEYSLKEAVSILKDIQGAKFDETVEAHINLGVDPRHADQNIRGTVLYPFGTGKKVRVLVLTKSKVDEATQAGADYVGLDEYVQKIQGGWTDVDVIISTPDVMAQVGKLGKILGPKGLMPNPKSGTVTNDVAAAVKEVKAGRVEVRVDKNGLIHSPVGKRSFPQESLEENIKALISTLMRLRPVSAKGIYFQKMTITTTMGPGIRVDKSTVV; from the coding sequence ATGAAAATCTCAAAACGGGTAGAAACAAACAATTCAAAAATCGATCGGAGAAAGGAATATTCTCTCAAAGAAGCGGTTTCCATCCTGAAGGATATTCAAGGCGCGAAATTTGATGAGACGGTTGAAGCTCATATCAATTTGGGTGTCGATCCAAGACATGCCGATCAAAATATCCGCGGAACCGTCCTTTATCCGTTTGGAACGGGCAAAAAGGTACGGGTTCTCGTTTTGACAAAATCGAAAGTCGATGAAGCCACACAAGCCGGTGCCGACTATGTTGGACTTGACGAATACGTCCAGAAAATTCAGGGCGGATGGACCGATGTGGATGTGATCATTTCCACGCCAGATGTCATGGCGCAGGTTGGGAAACTTGGTAAAATTCTCGGCCCGAAAGGTCTGATGCCCAACCCCAAGAGCGGAACGGTTACCAACGATGTTGCCGCCGCCGTCAAAGAAGTCAAGGCTGGGCGCGTGGAAGTGCGCGTGGATAAGAATGGGCTGATTCATTCGCCGGTTGGAAAGCGAAGTTTCCCGCAAGAAAGTCTGGAAGAGAACATCAAGGCGCTGATAAGCACGCTCATGCGTTTGCGTCCGGTGTCAGCCAAAGGCATTTATTTTCAGAAAATGACCATCACAACGACGATGGGTCCCGGCATCCGCGTCGATAAATCTACGGTTGTATAA
- the rplK gene encoding 50S ribosomal protein L11, with the protein MAKKVLASVKLHIEAGKANPSPPVGPALGQHGVNIVEFCKAFNARTQDKIGYLIPVVITIFSDRSFTFITKTPPASVLLLKAAKLEKGSGEPNKTKVAIITIDQVREIAKMKMPDLNAHTVEQATAMIKGTAQSMGITVKE; encoded by the coding sequence ATGGCAAAAAAAGTTTTAGCATCGGTTAAGTTACATATTGAGGCCGGGAAAGCAAATCCGTCCCCGCCGGTTGGACCGGCTTTAGGACAGCATGGTGTAAATATCGTAGAATTCTGCAAGGCGTTCAATGCGCGCACACAGGACAAAATCGGTTATCTAATTCCGGTTGTCATCACGATCTTTTCCGACAGATCGTTTACATTTATCACCAAGACGCCGCCGGCATCCGTGCTTTTGCTTAAGGCCGCGAAACTGGAAAAAGGTTCAGGTGAACCGAATAAGACGAAAGTAGCAATAATCACGATCGATCAGGTCAGAGAGATTGCCAAGATGAAAATGCCGGACCTGAACGCGCACACTGTCGAACAAGCGACGGCCATGATCAAAGGAACTGCCCAAAGTATGGGCATCACGGTAAAAGAATAG